Proteins from a single region of Bdellovibrio svalbardensis:
- a CDS encoding AsmA family protein, translating to MDRRRNSDKNLVTEQPGMRVLVIGLAVSFFLGYIAKSMLSPARVAARIEKAASHIHKDVKVTFDSAQVSLSNGILPRFSVVITKVQLESTEACWMSPLLEIDELRLPISFWGVLTGTSLIKKVETDNVVLTLRGNLKDCEKKTEVAKQEVATTTSPLVSLSPNEQAQKYKNAVSELTIQNFKILLNEYPQYPSEFLDFAIKVKSFEPKVIEVTAKTHLLRDEQYGDYLSHANLFIEYKESPEPQVQAHFFGNWREGHYSMIGNYTIADHLLNVETDLKHIPLSQVLSLMQTYNLASKELNGKQVWISANGRMTADVRKIKEAPVEVKNFRVEGDLGEMSSEQITFTSLEPLRYKPIGIDVKRMHVGRLLNFLNRQQSHKILGDLGSFSGRAEIRSEKSIRLTGEHTGLEFIFSNKGQRELQVIDRMLGDINLEGDYWTFQVKRVEPRGGNFLGAVTLKADRDFKEVDLKAHIDEMTLAPQVQKLMTNGGEIGIASLNADAKISDGNLAYLKGLLRIEKMSVEGMDFGKTRGEFDFLHNQITLATKIQSLSVHLESPGADLFQQITQPEWWNDQKLEMQELSGQFQFKDLKRLQWKNFQAKLGKDRHLSVDGSWDEQGQLKGALQVRDGKLAKKFLLEGTREEPVFTSETLPAKRMRK from the coding sequence ATGGATCGTCGACGAAACTCTGATAAAAATCTAGTCACTGAACAACCCGGTATGCGAGTTCTTGTTATCGGGTTGGCTGTTTCATTTTTCCTGGGCTATATCGCCAAATCAATGTTGTCGCCAGCGCGAGTCGCTGCGCGAATTGAAAAAGCCGCCAGTCATATTCATAAAGACGTCAAAGTTACTTTCGATAGCGCACAAGTCAGTTTGAGCAATGGCATCTTGCCGCGCTTTTCGGTGGTAATCACCAAGGTTCAACTCGAATCCACCGAAGCCTGCTGGATGTCGCCTCTGCTTGAGATCGATGAATTGCGTTTACCGATTTCTTTCTGGGGAGTGCTCACAGGAACCTCGCTGATTAAGAAAGTTGAAACTGACAATGTCGTTCTGACTTTGCGTGGAAATCTAAAAGATTGTGAAAAGAAAACAGAAGTTGCCAAACAGGAAGTGGCGACGACCACTTCGCCGTTGGTAAGTCTTTCGCCGAATGAACAGGCGCAAAAGTATAAAAATGCAGTGAGCGAGCTCACGATTCAGAATTTCAAGATACTTCTCAATGAGTATCCGCAATATCCATCGGAGTTTTTGGATTTTGCCATTAAAGTAAAATCGTTTGAACCCAAAGTGATTGAAGTCACCGCGAAAACACATTTATTACGTGATGAGCAGTATGGCGACTATCTTTCTCATGCGAATCTTTTCATCGAGTATAAAGAATCACCGGAGCCGCAAGTACAAGCGCATTTCTTTGGGAACTGGCGTGAAGGGCACTACAGTATGATTGGCAATTACACGATTGCCGATCATTTGTTGAACGTAGAGACAGATTTAAAGCATATCCCGCTCAGTCAGGTTTTGTCTTTGATGCAAACCTACAATCTGGCGTCCAAAGAGCTGAATGGAAAACAAGTTTGGATCTCAGCAAATGGTCGCATGACGGCGGATGTTCGAAAAATCAAGGAAGCTCCTGTTGAAGTGAAGAACTTCCGCGTGGAAGGTGATCTGGGGGAAATGTCTTCAGAGCAAATCACGTTTACCAGTCTGGAGCCCCTTCGCTACAAGCCTATCGGCATTGATGTCAAACGCATGCACGTAGGAAGATTGTTGAATTTCCTCAATCGACAACAAAGTCATAAAATTCTTGGCGATCTGGGAAGTTTTTCTGGACGTGCGGAAATTCGCTCAGAGAAATCCATTCGCCTGACGGGTGAACATACAGGGCTGGAGTTTATTTTCTCGAATAAGGGGCAAAGAGAACTGCAGGTGATTGATCGCATGTTGGGGGATATCAATCTCGAGGGAGATTATTGGACTTTCCAAGTTAAGCGGGTGGAGCCACGTGGTGGGAACTTCTTGGGAGCTGTAACTCTGAAGGCTGATCGTGATTTCAAAGAAGTCGACCTTAAGGCTCATATTGATGAAATGACTCTCGCTCCTCAGGTTCAAAAACTAATGACTAACGGCGGAGAAATTGGGATTGCGAGCTTGAATGCCGATGCCAAAATTTCTGATGGAAACTTAGCTTATTTGAAAGGCCTTTTGCGCATTGAAAAGATGAGTGTTGAAGGCATGGATTTCGGCAAGACTCGTGGGGAGTTCGACTTCCTTCATAATCAAATCACCTTGGCAACCAAGATTCAGTCTTTAAGCGTGCACTTGGAATCACCGGGAGCTGATTTGTTTCAGCAAATCACACAACCCGAATGGTGGAATGATCAAAAACTGGAGATGCAGGAGTTGAGTGGTCAGTTTCAGTTCAAAGATCTGAAGCGTCTACAATGGAAGAACTTCCAGGCGAAGCTGGGTAAAGACAGGCATTTGTCTGTGGATGGTTCCTGGGACGAGCAAGGTCAGCTAAAAGGGGCACTGCAAGTTCGAGATGGAAAACTCGCCAAAAAGTTTTTGCTTGAAGGAACTCGTGAAGAGCCCGTATTTACATCGGAAACACTGCCCGCCAAGCGCATGAGGAAATAA
- a CDS encoding glycerophosphodiester phosphodiesterase, with the protein MIILLGVVASILFFAVYRHFTWRAQVWPTGAMAPVKYQGHRGYWKAGVQENTLASFKAAKERGLEMVEMDVRLSKDQVVVVFHDDDLKRLAHQQKAVSEMTADELARAAQVCTLEDVLISKEIPQLLNIELKTNRVRDGVLEEAVAKVVRKHQAEKRILFSSFNPLCIYRLGRILPEVPRALLASKENDPTNKFYLKHMWFAPYIGANLLHLDYKYVSLSDLAKWKKRGVPVAFWTVNDAQKARELLDHGAVSIITDTLIG; encoded by the coding sequence ATGATCATTCTTCTTGGTGTTGTTGCCTCTATCTTATTTTTTGCCGTCTATCGCCACTTCACATGGCGCGCGCAAGTATGGCCGACAGGAGCCATGGCTCCCGTAAAATATCAAGGTCACCGTGGTTACTGGAAGGCTGGAGTCCAAGAAAATACTCTGGCCTCTTTCAAGGCGGCGAAAGAGCGTGGCTTGGAGATGGTTGAAATGGATGTGCGCTTGTCCAAAGATCAGGTGGTGGTGGTATTCCATGACGATGATCTCAAGCGTTTGGCTCATCAACAAAAGGCCGTGTCGGAAATGACAGCCGATGAGTTGGCCCGTGCCGCTCAGGTGTGCACTCTTGAAGATGTTCTTATCAGTAAAGAGATCCCTCAGTTATTGAATATCGAATTGAAAACAAACCGCGTGCGTGACGGAGTTTTGGAAGAAGCGGTCGCAAAAGTTGTTCGTAAGCACCAAGCTGAAAAGCGCATTCTCTTCTCAAGTTTCAATCCTCTTTGCATTTACAGGCTGGGGAGGATTTTGCCAGAGGTGCCGCGTGCACTTTTAGCCAGTAAAGAAAATGATCCGACTAATAAGTTTTATCTGAAGCACATGTGGTTTGCGCCCTATATCGGCGCAAATCTTCTGCATTTGGATTATAAGTATGTTTCTTTGTCGGATTTGGCAAAATGGAAGAAACGGGGAGTGCCCGTCGCTTTTTGGACTGTGAATGATGCGCAAAAAGCCCGAGAGCTTTTAGATCATGGTGCGGTTAGTATTATCACCGACACACTTATTGGATAA
- the tatA gene encoding twin-arginine translocase TatA/TatE family subunit yields MGEFSVTHLLLLALIFLIFFGPSRLPQLGQSLGKAIRGFKQGLNEIDVDAKDIKDDRQQVSHQQQQQQQTTTQKHTETHNS; encoded by the coding sequence ATGGGTGAGTTTAGCGTAACGCATCTTCTACTTCTTGCTTTGATCTTCTTGATCTTCTTCGGACCAAGCCGTTTGCCTCAATTAGGCCAATCTTTGGGTAAAGCTATTCGTGGCTTCAAACAAGGTTTGAACGAAATTGACGTTGATGCAAAAGACATTAAGGACGACCGTCAGCAAGTGTCTCATCAACAACAACAACAGCAACAAACTACGACTCAAAAACACACTGAGACGCACAACTCTTAA
- a CDS encoding TIGR02285 family protein: MRLLPLWIFAISVLILTSSVEVTAKALSVMVAEHANVEAGVAEPAQILWAVPNWPPFFTRDRKAPGVSNQMLQLLQSQMIDYHHENLEINTPKLVELWQQGRNICSSNILFNGEREKYGYFSPLWVYPPLHVIVREESLASFTKGAKAINVFELIKNSHFKGILIKGRSYGPPVDEIIPKLSENAFINLISPLGNWNDYLNMISNNRADYTIDYPKVVKLFNETHAGNKRLAAIPISGYEKPFIVHVACTKNPWGRAVIKELDRKIQTLAKEKSYRDLQEKLFANEPSVVQQKDIDQFILKRAKGPWFWGPMD, translated from the coding sequence ATGCGATTGTTGCCTCTGTGGATATTTGCCATTTCAGTTCTCATTTTGACTTCCTCAGTGGAAGTGACTGCAAAAGCACTGTCCGTAATGGTGGCGGAGCATGCGAATGTGGAGGCAGGTGTCGCTGAACCGGCACAAATTTTATGGGCGGTCCCCAATTGGCCACCGTTCTTCACAAGAGATAGGAAAGCTCCGGGTGTTTCCAATCAAATGCTGCAACTTCTGCAAAGTCAAATGATCGACTATCACCATGAGAATCTTGAGATCAATACGCCGAAATTGGTGGAGCTTTGGCAGCAGGGAAGAAATATATGCAGCAGCAATATTCTTTTTAATGGGGAGCGCGAGAAGTATGGCTATTTTTCGCCGTTGTGGGTCTATCCTCCTTTGCATGTAATTGTCAGAGAGGAGAGTCTGGCCTCATTCACCAAAGGTGCAAAGGCCATTAACGTTTTTGAATTGATTAAGAACTCTCACTTCAAAGGTATTCTGATCAAGGGGCGATCTTATGGTCCTCCGGTGGATGAAATCATCCCAAAGTTGTCTGAAAATGCATTCATCAATTTGATTTCACCTCTGGGAAACTGGAATGACTATTTAAATATGATATCGAACAATAGAGCCGACTATACGATTGATTATCCAAAAGTGGTGAAGTTGTTTAACGAAACGCATGCGGGTAATAAGCGGTTGGCGGCGATTCCGATCAGTGGTTATGAGAAGCCGTTTATCGTGCATGTTGCCTGTACGAAGAATCCTTGGGGAAGAGCAGTCATAAAAGAGCTGGATAGAAAGATTCAAACACTCGCCAAAGAAAAATCTTATCGGGATTTGCAGGAAAAACTTTTTGCCAATGAGCCTTCAGTTGTTCAGCAAAAAGATATAGATCAATTCATTTTGAAGCGAGCCAAGGGCCCCTGGTTCTGGGGCCCGATGGATTAA